In the Moraxella osloensis genome, TCCTTATTGATAGCTATAATTATAGGAGTAAAAAGGCTATTTTCAAGTATAAATTACATTATATTGGTTATTGTAAACATTAACTAATATAAAACATAAAAAAAGGCAAAGTTAATTGATAACCTTGCCTTTATAAATTATTTAATGATTTTAATCATCAAGTTCTGACCAGCGCGCCATTTTTTCCAGTAGCAAATCATCAATCTTGTTGAGACGTTCACTGGCTTGGGTAGCAGCTGCCATATCACTCACAAACCAGCTACCATCGGCTAATTTGTCTTGAAGTTCAGCTTGCTCTTGCTCGAGTAGCGCGATTTCATTGGGGAGACTGTCCAATTCGCGCTGTTCTTTGTAGCTCAGTTTTTTCTTCACCGTATCAGCTTTTGGTGCATCAGTGTTAATCACTTCTTTGGGCTTTGCTGCTGTCTTTTCTGATTTGTCTGCTTTGGGTTTAATCGCTTGTTCACGGGATTTTTGCGTCAAATAGTCTTGATAGCCACCGACATATTCTTTGACAATGCCATTGCCATCGCTATCTTCATCAAAAACCCAAGTTGATGTTACGACATTGTCCATAAAGGTACGGTCATGGCTAATCAGTAAGATGGTGCCATTAAAGCTATCGACGGCTTCTTCTAACAGCTCTAGGGTTGCCATATCTAAGTCGTTGGTCGGCTCATCCAGTACCAAGATATTTGCAGGTTTTAGTAGCTGTTTGGCTAACAAAACGCGGTTACGCTCACCGCCTGACAAGGCTTTGACCGGTGTTCTGGCGCGTTCTGGGGCAAATAAGAAATCTTGCAAATAGCCGATGATATGTTTCTTTTTACCCGCCACTTCTACAAAATCAGAACCTTCCGCGACGTTTTGTACCACGGTCGCTTCTAAATCAAGTTGGTCACGCAGTTGGTCAAGAAAGGCGATTTGTAGATTGGTGCCTAATTTTACTGAGCCAGATTTGGTGATATCAGGCTGGGCAATATCCAAAATCGCATGAATGAGCGTGGATTTACCGACACCGTTTTTACCGATAATACCAATGCGGTCACCACGCATGATGCTGGTGGTGAAATCCTTTACCAAGGTTTTATCACCATAACCTAGATTGAGATGTTTGACATTGGCAACCAATTTGCCGCTATTGTCGCCATCGTTCATGCTGATGTTAACTTGTCCGATTTGCTCACGGCGGGATTGACGTTCTTCACGCAGCGCCTTTAACGCGCGCACGCGACCTTCATTGCGGGTACGGCGCGCTTTGATACCTTGACGAATCCAAACTTCCTCTTCAGCCAGTTTTTTATCAAAATTGGCATTGGCTTTTTCTTCGGCACTCAGTTGTTGTTCTTTAAGTTCTTGGTAGCGGGCATAGCCTTTATTGACATTGCCTGCTTGCTTGGTGACGTCATAACTGCGCAATATACCGCGGTCAAGCTCGACAATGCGGGTGGCGATTTTGTCAATAAACGAGCGGTCATGCGAGATAAACAGCAGGGTCAATCCTTGCGCGTTTTGCAAAAATTGCTCAAGCCATTCGATACTTTCGACATCCAAATGGTTGGTCGGCTCGTCAAGTAGTAGCACATCAGGTTT is a window encoding:
- a CDS encoding ATP-binding cassette domain-containing protein, yielding MALIHLRDIHLAFGIAPILDGIDFNIEQGERVCLIGRNGEGKSTLFKVISGQVKADSGEFQISGNLKIAMLEQDIPETSGKVSDIVMAGAGDVATWLTAYEQASDKCASGDMKACELMSDLQHKIDDAHGWDLTREVQTMLSMMNLDGDADIRELSGGRKRRVLLARALITKPDVLLLDEPTNHLDVESIEWLEQFLQNAQGLTLLFISHDRSFIDKIATRIVELDRGILRSYDVTKQAGNVNKGYARYQELKEQQLSAEEKANANFDKKLAEEEVWIRQGIKARRTRNEGRVRALKALREERQSRREQIGQVNISMNDGDNSGKLVANVKHLNLGYGDKTLVKDFTTSIMRGDRIGIIGKNGVGKSTLIHAILDIAQPDITKSGSVKLGTNLQIAFLDQLRDQLDLEATVVQNVAEGSDFVEVAGKKKHIIGYLQDFLFAPERARTPVKALSGGERNRVLLAKQLLKPANILVLDEPTNDLDMATLELLEEAVDSFNGTILLISHDRTFMDNVVTSTWVFDEDSDGNGIVKEYVGGYQDYLTQKSREQAIKPKADKSEKTAAKPKEVINTDAPKADTVKKKLSYKEQRELDSLPNEIALLEQEQAELQDKLADGSWFVSDMAAATQASERLNKIDDLLLEKMARWSELDD